The Longimicrobiales bacterium genome has a window encoding:
- a CDS encoding MogA/MoaB family molybdenum cofactor biosynthesis protein, with protein sequence MTPPRIAVLTVSDGVVAGTREDTSGSAIATWIETRGSTVAARDVVPDAADRVSAVLLGLADRDDVDVVITTGGTGFTTRDITPEATRAVIERHVPGIAERLRAAGAAVTPYAALSRGIAGLRGSTLIVNLPGSTGGVHDGLRVLDEIIDHAVQLLRGVDTESHDPPNA encoded by the coding sequence ATGACGCCGCCGCGGATCGCCGTGCTCACCGTCTCCGATGGTGTCGTCGCCGGCACGCGTGAAGACACGAGCGGCAGTGCCATCGCGACGTGGATCGAGACGCGCGGCAGCACGGTTGCGGCGCGTGACGTGGTACCGGATGCCGCCGATCGCGTTTCGGCCGTACTCCTCGGCCTGGCCGACCGGGACGATGTGGATGTCGTAATAACCACGGGGGGCACGGGCTTCACGACGCGCGACATCACGCCGGAAGCGACTCGTGCCGTCATCGAGCGGCACGTGCCGGGAATTGCGGAGCGATTGCGCGCGGCCGGTGCAGCTGTCACGCCATACGCAGCGCTGTCGCGCGGCATCGCAGGACTGCGCGGGTCGACGCTGATCGTGAATCTGCCCGGGAGCACGGGCGGTGTCCATGACGGGCTTCGCGTGCTCGACGAAATCATCGACCACGCTGTGCAGCTTCTGCGCGGCGTCGACACCGAATCACACGACCCGCCCAATGC